One part of the Halobacteria archaeon AArc-dxtr1 genome encodes these proteins:
- a CDS encoding creatininase family protein produces MTNDEQLSREMERMTDTEVAAYFENAEPATALVPVGSMEQHGPHLCLGTDALIPEEVSRRIAPDLDALVAPRVNYGVSDDHVGFSGVAYLTQETLIDVLHDVAYSLCEAGFDDVVFLNGHYTNEAPIKVACNKVMRELPADKHVYGFPYWMALGFEEMAEYLSFEEGWHANVGETAAVLAIDEELVDMDEAVAEYPEMSMDVPNPATLMDSTFFGPSTMFRALETGVWGDPTEATAERGEEYYEMITDAVATLITTFQTEREKTYMRDRPTEEELF; encoded by the coding sequence ATGACGAACGACGAGCAACTTTCGCGCGAGATGGAGCGCATGACCGACACGGAAGTAGCGGCGTACTTCGAGAACGCGGAGCCAGCCACCGCGCTGGTTCCGGTCGGCTCGATGGAACAACACGGCCCACACCTCTGTCTGGGGACTGACGCACTCATCCCCGAGGAAGTGAGTCGGCGGATCGCCCCCGACCTCGACGCGCTCGTCGCCCCGCGGGTAAACTACGGCGTCTCCGACGACCACGTCGGCTTTTCCGGCGTCGCCTACCTGACCCAGGAGACGCTGATCGACGTCCTCCACGACGTCGCCTACTCGCTGTGTGAAGCCGGCTTCGACGACGTCGTTTTCCTGAACGGACACTACACGAACGAGGCTCCGATCAAGGTGGCCTGCAACAAGGTGATGCGCGAACTGCCCGCGGACAAGCACGTCTATGGCTTCCCCTACTGGATGGCGCTTGGTTTCGAGGAGATGGCGGAGTACCTCTCCTTCGAAGAGGGCTGGCACGCCAACGTCGGCGAGACAGCGGCCGTGCTCGCGATCGACGAGGAGTTGGTCGACATGGACGAGGCCGTCGCAGAGTACCCAGAGATGTCGATGGACGTCCCGAACCCGGCGACGCTGATGGATTCGACCTTCTTCGGCCCGTCGACGATGTTCCGCGCGCTGGAGACCGGCGTCTGGGGCGACCCGACCGAAGCCACCGCAGAACGCGGCGAAGAGTACTACGAAATGATCACCGACGCGGTCGCCACGCTGATCACGACGTTCCAGACGGAACGCGAGAAGACGTACATGCGGGATCGACCGACCGAAGAAGAGCTGTTCTGA
- a CDS encoding NAD(P)/FAD-dependent oxidoreductase has product MTEIASDRYEVAVVGGGPAGLTAALYTTRLGHETAVFDRGGGRAAMMQDTHNVIGIPETVSGKEFLETAREQVQSYGADYRRTFVTDIGRDEDGFTLETDDGTIRADRVVIATGFSDGRPEPPLPRTGRGLHYCLYCDAYMFVDEPVYVMGQGESAATVAMIMLNFTDQVDLLLQGEEPTWSEETDEQLANHPVKVVSEAVTGVQNGEDGWLESMTFEDGTTREYAGGFAMCGAEYNSDLAASLGAELEDDGTVAADEHGRTSVDGLYAVGDLTPGSNQIPIAMGEGAKTGIAIHRELRTFPKSIEEIDAEGAVEAADVPAISAELRRRAAAHSSAEGD; this is encoded by the coding sequence ATGACAGAGATAGCCAGTGACCGGTACGAGGTGGCCGTCGTGGGCGGCGGTCCAGCCGGCCTGACGGCAGCGCTGTATACGACCCGGCTCGGCCACGAGACGGCGGTCTTCGATCGCGGGGGCGGCCGCGCCGCGATGATGCAGGATACTCACAACGTGATCGGCATCCCCGAGACCGTCTCCGGGAAGGAATTCCTCGAAACCGCACGCGAGCAGGTCCAGTCCTACGGCGCTGACTACCGCCGGACGTTCGTGACCGACATCGGTCGGGACGAGGATGGGTTCACACTCGAGACCGACGACGGGACGATCCGCGCCGATCGCGTCGTGATCGCGACCGGCTTCTCGGACGGGCGCCCGGAGCCGCCGCTGCCCCGGACCGGGCGAGGACTCCACTACTGCCTGTACTGTGACGCGTACATGTTCGTCGACGAGCCGGTCTACGTGATGGGGCAGGGCGAGAGCGCCGCGACTGTCGCGATGATCATGCTCAACTTCACCGACCAGGTCGACCTCCTGCTTCAGGGGGAGGAGCCGACGTGGAGCGAAGAGACCGACGAGCAGCTCGCGAATCATCCCGTCAAGGTCGTGAGCGAGGCGGTGACCGGCGTCCAAAACGGCGAGGACGGCTGGCTTGAGTCGATGACCTTCGAGGATGGCACCACTCGCGAGTACGCCGGCGGGTTCGCGATGTGTGGCGCCGAGTACAACAGCGACCTCGCGGCCTCGCTGGGCGCCGAACTCGAGGACGACGGCACCGTCGCCGCCGACGAACACGGGAGGACGTCGGTCGACGGGCTGTACGCCGTCGGCGACCTCACGCCCGGCTCTAACCAGATTCCGATCGCGATGGGCGAGGGCGCAAAAACCGGCATCGCCATCCACCGCGAACTCCGAACGTTCCCGAAATCGATCGAGGAGATCGATGCCGAGGGAGCAGTCGAGGCCGCGGACGTACCGGCTATCTCTGCAGAACTCCGTCGGCGGGCAGCGGCCCACTCGTCTGCTGAGGGCGACTGA
- a CDS encoding transcription factor S, translated as MQFCDDCGSMMRAEGERMVCANDDCGGETERDREAESAFVSTETQTDDDVIESSEEANFEGKPIATDVRCEECGTEEAWYTIKQTASADEPPTRFFKCTECGYRWREYN; from the coding sequence ATGCAATTTTGCGACGACTGCGGCTCGATGATGCGAGCCGAGGGCGAGCGTATGGTCTGTGCGAACGACGACTGCGGCGGTGAGACGGAACGCGACCGAGAGGCCGAGTCGGCGTTCGTCTCGACGGAGACCCAGACCGACGACGACGTGATCGAATCCAGCGAGGAGGCGAACTTCGAGGGGAAGCCGATCGCTACGGACGTCCGCTGTGAGGAGTGTGGGACCGAAGAGGCGTGGTACACGATCAAGCAGACGGCTTCTGCCGACGAGCCGCCGACGCGGTTTTTCAAGTGCACCGAGTGCGGATATCGGTGGCGTGAGTACAACTGA